In Athalia rosae chromosome 6, iyAthRosa1.1, whole genome shotgun sequence, one DNA window encodes the following:
- the LOC110117242 gene encoding uncharacterized protein LOC110117242, protein MTYFNKREASVERDGRKIVRGYDRLRDTTPFNPKQKRCDRMQPGLIWEGIYDENMRRKVAINTSHWHGRSNRIQLDFPESKFYRSNKIQDQFYRRNNINVDSELDRQCHTY, encoded by the coding sequence CAAGAGGGAAGCGTCCGTGGAACGTGATGGGAGAAAAATAGTCAGAGGGTACGATCGTTTACGTGACACGACCCCTTTTAACCCGAAACAAAAACGATGTGATCGAATGCAGCCAGGTCTGATCTGGGAAGGAATTTACGACGAAAACATGAGGCGCAAAGTTGCCATCAACACTAGCCACTGGCATGGTAGATCCAATAGAATTCAATTAGACTTTCCAGAGAGCAAGTTCTATCGGTCTAATAAAATACAAGACCAATTCTACAGAAGGAATAACATAAACGTAGACTCAGAACTGGACAGACAATGTCACACCTATTGA